In Rhinoraja longicauda isolate Sanriku21f chromosome 6, sRhiLon1.1, whole genome shotgun sequence, the following proteins share a genomic window:
- the nudt7 gene encoding peroxisomal coenzyme A diphosphatase NUDT7: MADSRISIKEKAKYGLKAHDVGNKYSDLALPRASVLVPLLIKNNELHVLLTVRSMQLHSNQGEVCFPGGKQDSKDRSDIDTALREAHEEIGLPPDQVEVICKMVPIINKDDILVTPVVAFISDTFQPHPNANEVSDVFILPMRHFLKSEEHTSTTYETGMLVHFFTFKDLQMSKSFTIWGLTAQICVIVGYLALGQNPSFKVDFDLDNPSISMDKYLLTKYATSKL, from the exons ATGGCGGACTCAAg AATATCCATTAAAGAGAAGGCCAAATATGGCTTGAAGGCACATGATGTAGGAAATAAATACTCAGACTTGGCCCTTCCCAGAGCTTCAGTGCTTGTGCCTCTGTTGATAAAAAACAATGAGCTTCATGTACTGCTCACAGTCCGATCCATGCAG TTACACAGCAACCAAGGGGAGGTTTGCTTTCCTGGCGGAAAACAGGATTCGAAAGACAGAAGTGACATAGATACAGCCCTCCGCGAGGCTCATGAAGAAATCGGCCTTCCTCCAGATCAGGTGGAAGTTATCTGCAAGATGGTCCCTATAATCAACAAG GATGACATTTTGGTGACACCAGTAGTAGCATTTATCTCAGATACATTCCAGCCACATCCCAATGCCAATGAAGTGAGTGACGTGTTTATCCTCCCAATGCGTCACTTCTTAAAGTCAGAAGAACACACCTCAACGACTTACGAAACGGGAATGTTGGTGCACTTCTTCACGTTTAAAGACCTGCAGATGTCAAAGTCATTCACTATCTGGGGTCTCACTGCACAAATCTGTGTTATCGTGGGCTATTTAGCCCTGGGCCAGAACCCTTCGTTTAAGGTTGATTTTGACCTTGATAACCCATCCATAAGTATGGATAAATATCTGTTGACAAAATATGCCACGAGCAAGCTATGA